One Novipirellula artificiosorum DNA segment encodes these proteins:
- a CDS encoding sialate O-acetylesterase, translating into MNRRLLIVMAILSLGAGKVVAEQEPLKVYILVGQSNMQGHAQIRTFEHIGMDPKTAPLLLEMQGEDGMPKVCDRVWISYLSSGGEKQGRLSAGFGADSNKIGPEFTFGITMQKILDEPILIIKTAWGGKSLHTDFRPPSAGPYQFNETQIEQFTKQGKDLEAIKADKLIATGHYYRQTIDHVKKVLADIKQVYPDYDPRQGYDLAGLVWFQGWNDMVDRGTYPTRDQPGGYDQYSEVLAHFIRDVRKELSSETLPVVIGVMGAGGPVEQYLPDQQRYASTHRNFRIAMAKVAGLPEFEGNVANVLTEAYWDQELTRLRAREAAIKQKLKQSLSDRELSREESKAAEEEAFAEAFTDRERKVLETGVSNAEFHYLGSAKIMAQIGKGFAEALADMKTN; encoded by the coding sequence ATGAATCGACGCTTGCTTATCGTTATGGCTATTTTGAGTCTTGGGGCGGGTAAAGTCGTTGCGGAACAAGAACCGCTCAAAGTGTACATTCTGGTTGGCCAATCCAACATGCAGGGGCACGCCCAGATTCGCACGTTTGAACACATCGGCATGGATCCAAAAACGGCTCCGCTTCTTCTCGAGATGCAGGGAGAGGACGGCATGCCAAAAGTCTGTGATCGGGTTTGGATCTCTTACCTATCGAGCGGGGGCGAGAAACAGGGGCGACTGAGCGCCGGTTTCGGCGCGGATTCCAACAAGATCGGCCCCGAGTTCACTTTTGGCATCACCATGCAGAAGATCCTGGACGAGCCGATCCTGATTATCAAAACCGCTTGGGGTGGCAAGAGCCTGCATACCGATTTTCGACCACCGAGCGCTGGACCCTATCAATTCAATGAGACTCAGATCGAGCAGTTCACGAAGCAAGGCAAGGATCTTGAGGCCATCAAAGCCGACAAGCTGATCGCAACCGGTCACTACTACCGCCAAACGATCGACCACGTAAAGAAGGTCCTGGCGGATATCAAGCAAGTCTACCCCGACTACGATCCCCGCCAAGGCTATGACCTGGCGGGCTTGGTTTGGTTTCAGGGTTGGAACGACATGGTCGATCGCGGTACCTATCCAACTCGAGATCAACCGGGCGGTTACGACCAGTACAGCGAAGTGCTGGCCCATTTCATCCGCGATGTTCGAAAAGAGCTGTCGTCGGAAACACTGCCGGTCGTGATTGGCGTGATGGGGGCAGGAGGCCCCGTGGAGCAATATTTGCCCGATCAGCAGCGTTACGCATCAACCCATCGCAATTTCCGCATCGCCATGGCCAAGGTGGCTGGATTGCCGGAATTTGAGGGAAACGTTGCCAACGTGCTGACCGAGGCCTATTGGGATCAAGAACTGACCCGGCTGCGGGCAAGGGAAGCAGCGATCAAGCAAAAATTAAAACAGTCCTTATCGGACCGCGAACTCAGTCGCGAGGAGAGCAAAGCGGCTGAAGAAGAGGCATTCGCAGAGGCGTTTACAGACCGAGAACGAAAAGTGTTGGAAACGGGAGTTTCCAACGCTGAGTTTCACTACCTGGGGTCCGCGAAGATTATGGCTCAAATCGGCAAAGGTTTTGCCGAGGCGTTGGCTGATATGAAAACAAATTAG
- a CDS encoding S1 family peptidase, producing the protein MSTRLSKRILSPAFCGLFALTFFAMPTQSARADADKYSQTLKSTVWIITSDADDETSTGTGVFVDKEKRLILTNAHVVGDSRSAVVFFPDLVNDLPKVKRKHYLDNVLKLAQPGKVVAIDRKLDLALIQLPKVPERAKVIELAESSTKTGSAVDVIGNPGGSDVLWVNSSGTVRSVYDKKFKSNHGEHEFHAVEIQSPIKPGDSGGPVVDGEGKLIAIAQSFSPQNALVSYCVDVTEIKSFLSSNWKQAPLPTKQLLDSANIKHKKHTTGHYEIEQPLSSGKSQVVFVAKDTEYFKRADVRKIWSLVSVSKEAPTSELMMRLLRQSSATKIGSWAVEKNDSGEHLVIFVAKLDATAPDEALEGTIEYVARIASAMNKELNPKTEEKTAKETLASWLAK; encoded by the coding sequence ATGAGCACTCGTCTTTCAAAACGGATACTTTCGCCAGCGTTCTGCGGCCTTTTTGCGTTGACCTTTTTCGCCATGCCGACGCAGAGCGCTCGAGCCGATGCGGATAAGTACTCACAAACGCTGAAGTCGACGGTGTGGATCATCACCAGCGATGCCGATGACGAAACGTCCACGGGAACCGGCGTCTTCGTTGACAAAGAAAAACGACTCATTTTGACCAACGCACATGTTGTCGGCGACAGTCGCTCCGCAGTAGTTTTTTTTCCTGACCTCGTCAACGACTTGCCGAAAGTCAAACGGAAACACTATCTCGATAACGTGCTGAAACTCGCTCAACCGGGCAAAGTGGTCGCAATTGACCGCAAATTGGACCTCGCTTTGATCCAGCTGCCCAAGGTCCCCGAGCGAGCCAAGGTGATTGAGTTGGCGGAATCGAGCACCAAAACAGGTTCTGCCGTCGACGTGATCGGCAATCCAGGGGGCAGCGATGTGTTGTGGGTCAACAGCTCGGGCACCGTTCGATCGGTCTACGACAAGAAATTTAAGTCAAACCATGGCGAGCACGAGTTCCATGCCGTCGAGATCCAAAGCCCCATCAAGCCGGGCGACAGTGGTGGGCCCGTGGTCGACGGCGAAGGCAAACTGATCGCGATCGCCCAGTCCTTTTCGCCGCAAAATGCCCTGGTTAGCTACTGTGTCGACGTCACGGAAATCAAATCGTTCCTGAGCAGCAACTGGAAACAGGCGCCGCTTCCCACCAAGCAATTGCTCGATTCTGCGAACATCAAGCACAAAAAGCACACGACGGGTCACTATGAAATCGAGCAGCCGCTGTCCAGTGGCAAGTCGCAAGTGGTCTTCGTGGCCAAGGATACCGAGTATTTCAAGCGAGCGGATGTCCGGAAAATCTGGTCTTTGGTTTCGGTTTCCAAGGAAGCACCGACCTCGGAGTTGATGATGCGGCTGCTACGCCAAAGTTCAGCGACCAAGATTGGATCGTGGGCAGTTGAAAAGAATGACTCGGGTGAACATTTGGTGATTTTTGTCGCCAAGCTTGATGCCACGGCTCCCGATGAGGCTCTGGAGGGAACGATTGAATATGTTGCTCGTATCGCGTCAGCGATGAACAAGGAATTGAATCCCAAGACCGAGGAAAAAACAGCCAAGGAAACTTTGGCCTCCTGGCTGGCCAAGTAG
- a CDS encoding type III secretion system chaperone: MRFQLFTAVLITLLSPIVSVRADDSLFSQVAMESVFEKNIETVKQVAVIDKDQRIGRITSTALLVRTLTAAGFDAKAVDNKAKFQLKHAGWLFPVSMTVNVDQDRIGCEMSLAKVDENQPLDKETLLQLLTAGDAASGAFFAYEPESKRIQLRWSFDNRGLTATDLKTAVLKRANFADQNAKLWSPTKQERDAASSPKTNSSQENTWFSLVGSWSASLPGGEAFAIQISSDARFQLVHLKSGKSTVSKGKASRSGNNLTLAGDDKTTLNCQVSNSSADKFRLSVIDAKGNAAVNLDFKKAK, encoded by the coding sequence GTGCGTTTCCAACTTTTCACCGCCGTTTTGATCACATTGCTGAGCCCCATCGTTTCCGTTCGCGCCGACGACAGCCTGTTCTCACAAGTCGCCATGGAATCGGTGTTCGAGAAAAACATCGAAACCGTGAAACAGGTTGCGGTGATCGACAAGGACCAACGAATCGGACGAATCACCAGCACGGCGTTACTGGTGCGAACCTTGACGGCTGCGGGGTTCGACGCGAAGGCGGTTGACAATAAGGCGAAATTTCAGCTGAAACATGCCGGATGGCTGTTTCCCGTGTCGATGACCGTGAACGTGGATCAAGATCGAATCGGCTGTGAAATGTCGCTTGCCAAGGTCGATGAAAACCAGCCCCTGGACAAGGAAACGCTCCTGCAACTGCTGACCGCGGGTGATGCCGCCAGCGGCGCGTTCTTCGCCTACGAGCCAGAATCCAAAAGAATCCAATTGCGATGGTCGTTTGACAATCGCGGGCTAACGGCGACCGATCTAAAAACGGCCGTGCTCAAGCGGGCGAACTTCGCCGATCAAAACGCCAAGCTTTGGTCACCGACGAAGCAGGAACGTGACGCGGCTAGCTCCCCGAAAACCAACTCCAGTCAGGAAAACACGTGGTTTTCCCTCGTGGGATCCTGGTCAGCCTCGCTTCCCGGTGGCGAAGCATTCGCAATCCAGATTAGTTCAGACGCCCGTTTTCAGTTGGTCCATCTCAAATCCGGTAAATCGACCGTATCGAAAGGAAAAGCGTCGCGATCGGGAAACAACTTGACTTTGGCAGGTGACGACAAGACGACGCTCAATTGCCAGGTCTCAAATTCCTCGGCCGACAAATTCCGGCTGTCGGTAATCGATGCGAAGGGAAACGCTGCGGTGAATTTGGATTTCAAGAAAGCCAAATAG
- a CDS encoding sulfatase: MKLQVALTILFGGFVAGSPLFADSAQIKNVLFIISDDLKASVLGCYGDQVCQTPNLDKLASRGMVFNHAYCQGTWCAPSRQSFMFSRYQGKGDLNLGQHFKEQGYYSARVGKIYHMRVPGDIIAGTDGEDVASSWTERFNSSGQEAHTPGDYACLNLNIFTDELEGRQSTKMPHRMFVSVEYDGDGSDQPDHKSATKAIELLQQHKEDPFFLAVGLVRPHYPMVAPRQYFEPYPWQQIQMPPSVENDLDDIPKLGWAGTRNAVNEIGKHPENQKRMWTAYYAAVTFMDEQVGRILDELDRLGLRDNTAIVFTSDHGYHLGEHTFWQKSNLHEEVLRVPMIMSVPGLKPGRTNAMVELTDIYPTLSELAGLEIPEEVQGKSLVPVLKDPDKTVRKAAISIHNGLAIRTAKWAYIRYNDSSQELYDMEQDPSQFTNVVSAVENREIVSELDGMMNQISKQKDIQIGKKK; the protein is encoded by the coding sequence ATGAAGTTGCAAGTCGCGTTGACGATCCTGTTCGGCGGTTTTGTCGCGGGGAGCCCGCTTTTCGCCGATTCAGCACAGATCAAGAACGTACTGTTCATCATTTCCGATGATCTCAAGGCAAGTGTACTGGGCTGTTATGGTGACCAAGTTTGTCAGACACCGAACCTTGATAAGCTTGCCAGTCGCGGGATGGTCTTCAACCACGCATACTGTCAGGGAACATGGTGTGCACCGAGTCGTCAATCATTCATGTTCAGCAGGTACCAAGGCAAAGGAGATCTCAACCTCGGTCAGCATTTCAAAGAACAGGGTTACTACAGTGCGCGAGTCGGCAAGATTTATCACATGCGGGTTCCGGGCGACATTATTGCCGGTACAGACGGGGAGGATGTTGCTTCTTCATGGACCGAAAGATTCAATTCCTCCGGCCAGGAAGCTCACACACCTGGCGATTACGCTTGCCTGAATCTCAATATTTTCACTGACGAACTCGAGGGTCGCCAGTCGACCAAAATGCCACATCGGATGTTTGTCTCAGTGGAATATGATGGTGATGGCTCGGATCAACCCGATCACAAATCTGCCACCAAAGCGATCGAGTTGCTGCAACAACACAAGGAGGATCCCTTTTTCCTGGCGGTCGGTCTTGTACGTCCGCATTATCCCATGGTGGCTCCGCGGCAATACTTTGAGCCGTATCCATGGCAACAAATCCAGATGCCTCCGTCGGTCGAAAACGACTTGGACGACATCCCGAAATTGGGTTGGGCAGGCACGCGCAATGCCGTCAATGAAATTGGAAAACACCCCGAGAATCAGAAACGTATGTGGACAGCCTATTATGCGGCTGTGACCTTCATGGACGAGCAGGTGGGACGGATTCTCGATGAACTCGATCGACTGGGGCTGCGCGACAATACGGCAATCGTTTTCACGAGCGATCATGGCTATCACCTCGGCGAGCATACTTTCTGGCAGAAATCGAATCTTCACGAAGAAGTGTTGCGCGTGCCGATGATCATGTCGGTTCCTGGCTTGAAGCCTGGACGAACGAACGCGATGGTTGAATTGACCGACATCTATCCAACGCTTTCCGAGTTAGCGGGATTGGAAATACCAGAGGAGGTTCAAGGAAAGAGTCTGGTCCCTGTCTTGAAGGATCCTGACAAGACCGTTCGAAAGGCAGCGATTTCGATTCATAACGGCTTGGCAATCCGAACTGCGAAATGGGCATACATTCGATACAACGATAGCTCGCAAGAGCTGTACGACATGGAACAGGATCCCAGCCAATTCACGAACGTTGTTTCTGCGGTTGAAAATCGTGAAATTGTAAGCGAGTTGGATGGCATGATGAATCAGATTTCGAAGCAAAAGGACATCCAAATTGGCAAGAAAAAATAG
- a CDS encoding glycosyl hydrolase 53 family protein, whose protein sequence is MIFFVDQEFLMDMAPLPVVARVLQPFMICLFSVLLAVVSPTVAYAAEPDRDTFLFGGDISALTVIEKAGGVFQSHGKADDAIRVLADNGANCFRLRLFVNPLGENVVVNDLPYTLELAKRIKATNAKIMLDFHYSDTWADPGHQNKPAAWAELDLDALEQQVFDHFVLVK, encoded by the coding sequence ATGATATTCTTCGTTGATCAAGAGTTTCTTATGGACATGGCCCCTCTTCCCGTTGTTGCACGCGTGCTGCAACCATTCATGATCTGTCTATTCTCGGTCCTCCTGGCTGTGGTCTCACCGACGGTTGCTTACGCAGCCGAACCGGATCGCGACACATTTCTATTCGGAGGCGACATTTCGGCTTTGACCGTCATTGAGAAGGCAGGCGGCGTTTTCCAAAGCCATGGGAAAGCCGACGACGCAATCCGTGTTCTGGCCGACAACGGTGCCAATTGTTTTCGGTTGCGACTCTTCGTGAATCCCTTAGGCGAGAACGTGGTGGTCAATGATTTGCCCTACACCCTTGAGCTGGCCAAACGGATCAAGGCGACCAATGCCAAGATCATGTTGGACTTCCACTATTCCGATACGTGGGCCGACCCGGGTCATCAGAACAAACCGGCCGCGTGGGCCGAGCTTGACTTGGATGCCTTGGAACAACAGGTGTTCGATCACTTCGTTTTAGTCAAGTGA
- a CDS encoding GH39 family glycosyl hydrolase, with product MTLHQLGGPTRIIIEMIVMVCIACPLPAQSTTLAMVVKDPSVDNRGKVTISIDIDSDLGKLNEFWSVFPVTIQAPFKDKQKHGELRKLYPVAKYINCVRFLGGKDLTKDDYFRGIDEDGMAICDFSEAIELLNGIRECGFTPWIVLDNVPAAMSAESTQNKYGNTEPPANPTVWTSYVRQLIQTLVDRFGRDEVSGWRFRVGTEPDLSPGHWSGTKEEYLRHYDHTVAAVLDVLPNADIGPGNILDPVKHKKRGWGIEIVDHCATGTNHATGKIGSPMAFFASSYYTSVGVTDERFDNVVETMRARLRQYPQFAEVPVEIHEFGILTENGKLIAGEGTEFGGSWMAHMAKKILDLRVGRVYQWHWNTTKAGALPIPVTHVLRMLEQMVGETRLSAITSQKNELDDIGCIATRSDEHIDLLIFRHLATRDNGQPVSASVVIHGAKPNEQLWTIMRGSLIDRAHSGFMHEMEADRERIRKELGEDADPYSVAIKVMMRHGEKYKAMTGLSSLDEFPELSRNDDGTLQFDLELSGHNVVHLHLTKTK from the coding sequence GTGACACTTCACCAACTTGGCGGTCCGACTCGAATCATTATTGAGATGATTGTCATGGTATGCATCGCTTGTCCGTTGCCTGCCCAATCCACAACGCTCGCGATGGTTGTCAAAGATCCAAGCGTCGATAACCGGGGAAAGGTCACGATTTCGATCGACATCGATTCTGATCTCGGGAAACTCAATGAGTTCTGGAGTGTCTTCCCCGTCACGATTCAAGCTCCTTTCAAGGACAAGCAAAAGCATGGTGAGCTGCGCAAGCTTTATCCCGTTGCGAAGTACATCAACTGCGTTCGATTTCTTGGTGGCAAAGACTTGACGAAGGACGACTACTTTCGCGGCATTGACGAAGATGGCATGGCGATCTGCGATTTTAGTGAAGCGATCGAATTGTTGAACGGAATTCGCGAATGCGGATTTACACCCTGGATCGTTCTCGATAACGTTCCTGCCGCGATGAGTGCCGAGTCGACCCAGAATAAGTACGGGAACACCGAACCGCCTGCCAATCCGACGGTTTGGACAAGCTATGTTCGCCAATTGATTCAGACGCTCGTCGATCGGTTTGGCCGAGACGAGGTGAGTGGATGGAGATTTCGCGTTGGCACCGAACCGGATCTGTCACCGGGACATTGGAGCGGAACGAAGGAAGAATACCTCAGGCATTATGACCATACGGTCGCAGCGGTCCTGGACGTCTTGCCCAACGCCGACATCGGACCGGGTAACATCTTGGATCCCGTCAAGCACAAGAAACGCGGTTGGGGGATTGAGATCGTCGACCACTGCGCGACGGGAACGAATCACGCGACGGGAAAAATCGGCTCGCCGATGGCGTTCTTTGCATCTTCGTATTACACGTCGGTGGGTGTCACGGACGAAAGATTCGATAACGTTGTCGAAACCATGCGAGCGAGGCTCCGGCAGTACCCTCAGTTCGCAGAGGTTCCTGTCGAGATTCACGAATTTGGCATCTTGACGGAAAATGGCAAGTTGATTGCTGGCGAGGGCACGGAGTTCGGTGGCTCATGGATGGCCCACATGGCTAAAAAGATCCTTGACCTTCGTGTCGGGCGGGTTTATCAGTGGCACTGGAACACCACCAAGGCAGGGGCACTGCCAATCCCCGTAACCCATGTATTGCGAATGCTCGAACAGATGGTCGGTGAAACACGTTTGTCCGCGATCACTTCGCAAAAGAACGAGCTGGATGACATCGGTTGCATCGCCACACGAAGCGACGAGCACATCGACCTGCTGATCTTTCGGCATCTCGCCACTCGCGACAATGGCCAGCCAGTATCTGCGAGCGTTGTGATCCATGGTGCTAAACCGAACGAGCAACTCTGGACAATCATGCGAGGATCGTTGATTGACCGCGCCCACTCGGGGTTTATGCATGAAATGGAAGCTGATCGCGAAAGAATTCGAAAAGAGCTTGGCGAGGACGCGGATCCGTATTCCGTTGCCATTAAGGTCATGATGCGTCACGGTGAGAAATACAAAGCAATGACCGGCCTCAGCAGCCTTGATGAGTTTCCTGAGCTATCGCGAAACGACGACGGAACACTGCAATTTGACCTTGAACTTTCCGGTCACAACGTTGTCCATCTTCACTTGACTAAAACGAAGTGA
- a CDS encoding right-handed parallel beta-helix repeat-containing protein has product MFAPSGSGTQHAAIKIAAYGEGDRPGIDAGGEHPAGLLLQNVAYWEVNGLEITNTDGTDEDQGNLFGIRVLVKGVEGIYHHIYIDDCFIHDVNGLVAGKKRGGIHVHVEDCEATKFHDLRLTNNRIVRVGGVGIGNSSSCGRVEFQADRTISHHLWTKVYVAGNFIDSTGRNNVIARVSKDAVYEHNTLANSSRCDTGHSIFCFNTDGIKIQYNEAYGNLGEEGQDRGGYDADYNCVNTFIQYNYSHDNMWFCGIMKRRNRNVVIRYNISQNDKKGIYFYGFERNREAENVHIYNNTHFIRKGLDVCVFPEDRTPLNSVFENNLFYFEDQGAWGKNAEGINTSFRNNLYFNLPVPSADPNPIVADPLFRQPGLAGTNINLKSMASLRGYRLRLASPCIDAGVPIMANGGKDLLGTPLQGDKTAIGALEPIR; this is encoded by the coding sequence ATGTTCGCGCCTTCAGGTAGCGGGACACAGCACGCTGCGATCAAGATTGCTGCATATGGGGAGGGAGACCGTCCAGGCATCGATGCGGGCGGAGAACATCCCGCTGGCCTGCTGCTACAGAACGTGGCCTACTGGGAAGTCAACGGATTGGAAATCACCAATACCGATGGAACGGACGAGGACCAGGGGAATTTGTTCGGTATCCGCGTCCTCGTGAAAGGCGTCGAAGGTATCTACCATCACATTTACATTGACGATTGCTTCATCCACGATGTCAATGGTTTGGTAGCGGGGAAGAAACGAGGAGGGATTCATGTTCACGTGGAGGACTGTGAGGCGACGAAATTCCATGACCTTCGTCTGACAAACAACCGAATTGTCCGAGTCGGCGGCGTCGGGATTGGCAATTCCTCGTCCTGCGGCCGCGTCGAGTTCCAAGCAGATCGTACTATCTCGCATCACCTCTGGACCAAGGTTTATGTGGCCGGCAATTTCATTGACTCGACCGGACGCAACAACGTCATTGCTCGCGTCAGCAAGGACGCCGTCTACGAACACAATACGCTTGCCAACAGCAGTCGATGCGACACAGGGCACAGCATCTTCTGCTTTAACACTGACGGAATCAAAATCCAATACAACGAGGCGTACGGGAATCTTGGAGAAGAAGGTCAGGATCGCGGTGGCTACGATGCCGACTACAACTGCGTCAATACCTTCATTCAGTACAACTACAGTCACGACAACATGTGGTTTTGCGGAATCATGAAGCGACGCAACCGCAACGTTGTCATTCGGTACAACATCAGCCAAAATGACAAAAAGGGGATCTACTTCTACGGGTTCGAAAGGAACCGGGAAGCCGAGAACGTGCACATCTACAACAATACTCATTTCATTCGTAAAGGCCTCGATGTTTGTGTCTTCCCCGAAGATCGCACTCCCCTTAACTCGGTTTTCGAGAACAACCTTTTCTATTTCGAAGATCAAGGAGCGTGGGGGAAAAATGCAGAAGGCATCAACACGTCCTTTCGAAACAATCTGTACTTCAATCTTCCGGTGCCCTCAGCGGATCCCAATCCGATCGTGGCCGATCCACTCTTTCGCCAACCCGGCTTGGCGGGAACGAACATCAATCTGAAGTCGATGGCTTCGTTGCGGGGTTACCGTCTTCGACTCGCATCACCCTGCATCGATGCTGGAGTTCCGATCATGGCTAACGGCGGGAAGGACCTGTTGGGGACCCCGTTGCAAGGGGACAAAACCGCCATCGGCGCATTGGAACCGATTCGGTGA